DNA sequence from the Rattus rattus isolate New Zealand chromosome 2, Rrattus_CSIRO_v1, whole genome shotgun sequence genome:
ACACCCCAGATAAAAGGTCATGGAAGAGGCAAGCTTTCGCTTTTTGCCTGCTGGTCCTCAcccttgctggcaagttcatccaCTCTGCAGCTGAGCATTCCTTCACTGATGTTAGaacccacttcttcaggattccagcatagACTGAGGACCAGTAGCTCCCTAGAAATCCTCTGGGACTCTGGCAACAGAATACACTGgatctaaaaaataaatctgggggctggggagatgcttcaATCAATACAGCATTTCCCTCACAAGCACGAAGAGCCTAGTTCCATCCACAGAACCACTGTGAGGAGGCAGGAATGGAAGGGCAGCACATGGTAGCATTCGTGAAGTCCCCGCACAGGATGCTGGGAACGagcagatccctggagctacTGGCCACCGAATCAGCAGCAACCTCAGatccagtaagagaccctgcctcaaaaaccaaggtggaccTGAGGAATAACACCCAAGGTTGACTTATGGCTTCCACATCtatatgaacacacaacacacacacacacacacacacacacacacacacacacacacacacaccttagccTGACTGGTTCAGTCAGGATCTCCTGGACTAGTGCTGGGAGGAGCATCTGTCCTGGTTCAATGGTTGGGCTCTCATATGCTCTAACTCACTTACCCTTGCTCTCCTTATACGGCCGCAGGGTGGAATAAGTGTGAACGAATATGGACGACTATTCAAATACATTCAGATTGTTCCTGGGACTATCGAGTTATGAAAAAGCGTTTCCAGGTGGGAGAGTCCTCACGAAGGACTCAGGGGAAAAAATGCCCAAAGGATGAGAAGGGACCTGTGGACCTCACCCCTGGGCACCCTGCCCTCTGACTCCTCCAGATGGAAGCATAGCTCTGCAAAGGTTGTATGACTTTGGGTGATCTTTGGAACCTGGCTGGGCTTAGTatcagaaaaacagagaagataCTACCTATTAACATAGATATTAGCACTAATATGTACCACATGACTAATGCAGGCATAAGTCCtttgcaaaacaaagcaaaaatagttatttctttttgaaaacgtgtgtgtgtgtgtacatgcacacgtgtgcttGCATACACAAGGAGGTCGGAGGATAACTTGTGGaacacttccctccctccactatGTAGGCTCCAGACCAAAACTCAGGTGGTGAAGCTGGCCATCAAGCCTGTCTCCTGCCCTGTAAAAACTATCATTATCTCCTTGCTCCAGCTCTTCCAGGTTTCAGATCCAACACTACCCCCTCAGACACCGTACGGTTTGGGGAGGACTCTGGGGAATCGCCCTTTGGAGGATCAACCTGTACTCCTTCATTCAGCTTCCTTTCAGAACATCTACCGGTGGGATCTctgtttttgagactgagtctctctgtgtagcccagactggccttgaactcatgactccATCCTCTGGAGTACAGAGATCAGAGGCAGTCACCACCACCTTTTTGTTCATAGTCCAATTTTTACAAGGCCGTGAGCTTAAATGACAGGCAAGAGAACCTCCTCAACTGCATTGCCAGCCCTTAAGCTCCTGCCTAGTGCTTAGTAGGTACTTAATGTAGGTTTACAAGACAGCACAGCCGCAGACAGCTAGGGGCCACTTCCGCCCGAGTCTGCCACGCCACCAGCGGGACTCGTTGGGGGTGGGGCCGGGCGAAGGGAGGGCCGGGCGGTGGGACTGCAAGCCTTCCTCCGGCAACTTCCCAGTAAGTGCGGGATCAGATGCAGCCACCGCCCCGGAACCAGGCCTTCCCTGTTCTGCCTTCCAGGAGGGGGCCCAGGAATAGCCCCCGGGAAGGCAGTCTCCAGCAAGTCCCGAAGTCCTTCTGGCCACCCGGCGTCGAACCAGGCGGAGGCTAGGAGGGGCCCGCCCTCCCCGCGAGGCTCCAGACTCCGGCACTTCCTCCCGGCTGCCCGGCGCGGCCTTCCCCTCCGAAAGAAGAAAATCTCCGGGCCCGAGTAACCTGGCCGATCGCCCCGGTGCGCTGTTGCGCTGGAGCCAGGAGGGCCGCCCAGGGTAGGGTAGAAGTCCGGGGCAGAAGCCAGCCGAGGGCAGCGCGGCTGAGACGGAGCGGGACAGGAACAGGGCGCGGTCAGGGGCCGAAGCGAGCTGCGCGGGCGGCGCCTGGAAGGGGAACTTGAGCTGGGAGTGGAGGCTGAGCAGCGGTACTGCTGGCCCCGGCGCTGCGAGCCCGGAGCCTCCTCCAAGGCCAAGGACACGGGGGCCTCGGGGCCGCCGGGACGCCGCGCGCATGCTGGGCAGGGGACACCACCCGGGCTCGCGCCCTGGGCCGCCCGGGCTCCCGGCACGTCCGTGCGGTACACGCTCAACCTGAGGGTCTTCTGGCCCTTGGTGACCGGGCTGTGCACGGCGCTGGTGTGCCTCTACCATGCCCTACGCAGCAGCGAGGGTGCCCGGGCCGAGCCCCCCGACGGCGCAGACAGCGGCTTCCCGCTGCTCAAGGTGGCAATCCTTCTTCTCCTCTGCTACATCCTCCTACGATGTCGCCACACCATCCGCCAGCGCCTCTTGCCAGGCTCTTCCCGCCCATGTGGCCATGCCAACTTCTCAGCCAGATCCTTGCAAGAGCCAGGCCTGAGCATCTTGCTGGAGAGTTACTATGAGCACGAAGTGCGCCTATCGCCACATGTGCTAGGTCACAGCAAGGCGCATGTGAGCCGGATCGTAGGGGAACTGGTGCAAGCTGGCCGAGCCCGAGGGTCTCCGGGCCCCATCACCGGTGGAGCGCTGGCTTTGGCCTTCCGGGGAGACTTCATCCAGGTGGGCAGCGCCTACGAACAGCATAAAATCCGGCGACCCGACAGCTTCGACGTGCTGGTGCCACTGAGACTCCCGCCGCAGGTGGCGCTGGAGCCACGGAGCCTAGGGACTGAACCTGCTCTGACCCCGGCCTTCCGCAGCTGCTTCGTGTGCACCCTCAAGGCACCGCCCTCGCCGTCGGGGACCTCGACGGGCCAGTGGCATCGCGACTGCAAGCCCTTCGCTGAAGGCTTCTGTGTGGATGTGCAGGGCCGTCGCCACCTCTCAGCTACCCTGGTGCTGCGCTGGTTCCAGGCGCACCTCCAGCGCTCCTTGGCCACCGTGCGCTACAGTTTGGAGGGTCGCTGTCGCGTCAGCCTGACCCCAGGGGGTCTGGAGcagcctcccaccctccacatCCTTCCCTGCCGCACGGACTATGGCTGCTGCCGCCTTTCCATGGCCGTGCGCCTCATCCCGGCTGTCCACCTGGGTGAAGGCGTCTTCCTTGTGGCACCGCCGCCACCACCCTCGCCTAGTGGGGCTCTGTCAGAGCTCCCAGGTGGCCTGCGCGCTGAGGCACTGTGGGGTGTGAACACAGCACGTCAGGAGCAGAAACTGCTGGGCTGGCTTCAGGAACGGGCGCCTCCAGGTGCCTGCTACCTCAAGTGCCTGCAGCTGCTTAAGGCCCTTCGAGACTTGGGTGCCCGCGGGCTGGACCCGATGGCTGCTACACACTGGGGACGCATCCTGTCCTCCTACGTGCTCAAAACAGCGGTGCTCGAGGTGCTTCTGAATGAGGGGGGCCCAACACCTAGCTGGGACGAGGCATACCTGAGTGAGTGCTTGGAGAAGTTGGTGAAGTTCCTTAGGGACTGCCTGCTGCGACGCCGAGACCTCTTCCATTGTGTCCTAGGCCCGGCTGGGGCAGCTGCCGAGGTTGGACCCCTGCCCAAGGTGCTGCGTGAGGCCCCTCCAGTTGACCTCCTGGCACCCTTCGACCAGCATGCCCGGGAGCTTGCAGCAGCGCGGTTACTGTCCACCTGGCGAAGGTTGCCCCAGCTTCTCCAGGTCTATGGTGGTCCCCGTTACCTTGCCAGGTGTCCTGCACCCCGGAGTCAACGCATCCAGGGCTTCCCGGAAGATGAACCATGAACACTGATTACACACCACTGACCAGATGCCCCTTTCCCACGGATGAGAGCACCGATGGCAGCCAAATAATAGATGAGCTGTCCCAGGTGTTGGAAAATTTGAAGGATGTCACAGGATTTGGTGGCACGAATGTTCTGTCCTAAGGCTCCATGGCCTAAGATAGCAGTGGCATCTTCTGCAGACCTAGTAGAGTATCCTGGGTGGTCTTATACACCTATCTCTCTGTCCCCCAAATTATTAAAAGcaatcattttttatttacttactgggTAGATACTAGGTTCTCAATTGGCCCACAGTTTTGGAG
Encoded proteins:
- the Itpripl2 gene encoding inositol 1,4,5-trisphosphate receptor-interacting protein-like 2; its protein translation is MDDYSNTFRLFLGLSSYEKAFPDGAGQEQGAVRGRSELRGRRLEGELELGVEAEQRYCWPRRCEPGASSKAKDTGASGPPGRRAHAGQGTPPGLAPWAARAPGTSVRYTLNLRVFWPLVTGLCTALVCLYHALRSSEGARAEPPDGADSGFPLLKVAILLLLCYILLRCRHTIRQRLLPGSSRPCGHANFSARSLQEPGLSILLESYYEHEVRLSPHVLGHSKAHVSRIVGELVQAGRARGSPGPITGGALALAFRGDFIQVGSAYEQHKIRRPDSFDVLVPLRLPPQVALEPRSLGTEPALTPAFRSCFVCTLKAPPSPSGTSTGQWHRDCKPFAEGFCVDVQGRRHLSATLVLRWFQAHLQRSLATVRYSLEGRCRVSLTPGGLEQPPTLHILPCRTDYGCCRLSMAVRLIPAVHLGEGVFLVAPPPPPSPSGALSELPGGLRAEALWGVNTARQEQKLLGWLQERAPPGACYLKCLQLLKALRDLGARGLDPMAATHWGRILSSYVLKTAVLEVLLNEGGPTPSWDEAYLSECLEKLVKFLRDCLLRRRDLFHCVLGPAGAAAEVGPLPKVLREAPPVDLLAPFDQHARELAAARLLSTWRRLPQLLQVYGGPRYLARCPAPRSQRIQGFPEDEP